A section of the Bacteroidota bacterium genome encodes:
- the asnB gene encoding asparagine synthase B encodes MCGIVGVFDLKIDDKELRAQVLEMSKKIRHRGPDWSGIFCGEKAILAHERLAIVDPQSGGQPLYSKDKKMILAVNGEIYNHQELRKELIDYEFLTHSDCEVILALYKKKGIDFIEELNGIFAFALYDKEKDTYLIARDHMGIIPLYMGWDKLGNFYVASELKALEGVCNKIQEFLPGHYLYSQEGQELKPWYKRDWTEYENVKDNASDTAALKKSLEDAVHRQLMSDVPYGVLLSGGLDSSIISAITKKYAANRIESGDKQQAWYPQLHSFAVGLVGSPDLAAAKKVAAHIGSVHHEINFTVQEGLDAIRDVIYHLETYDVTTIRASTPMYLLARVIKSMGIKMVLSGEGADEIFGGYLYFHKAPNPQAFHEETIRKLSKLHLYDCLRANKSLAAWGIEGRVPFLDKEFMDVAMRLNPKDKMAGNGKIEKWILRKTFEDYLPQSIAWRQKEQFSDGVGYSWIDTLKIVANEEVSDEQLANSKFRFPIHPPMSKEEYRYRSIFSELFPSDSAASCVPSVKSVACSTPEALAWDASFQNANDPSGRAVSAVHNDGYK; translated from the coding sequence ATGTGCGGAATTGTTGGAGTATTTGATTTAAAGATTGACGATAAAGAGTTGAGAGCCCAGGTTCTTGAAATGTCAAAAAAAATTCGTCATCGGGGACCGGATTGGTCTGGAATATTTTGCGGAGAAAAAGCGATATTAGCACACGAACGGCTTGCCATTGTAGATCCGCAATCCGGAGGGCAGCCATTATACAGCAAAGACAAAAAAATGATTCTTGCGGTTAATGGTGAAATATACAATCACCAGGAACTAAGAAAAGAATTAATTGATTACGAATTTTTAACTCATTCCGATTGCGAAGTGATATTAGCGCTTTATAAAAAAAAGGGAATTGATTTTATCGAAGAGCTGAATGGCATTTTCGCTTTTGCATTATACGACAAAGAAAAAGATACATATCTTATTGCCCGAGACCATATGGGAATTATTCCATTATATATGGGCTGGGATAAGCTCGGAAATTTTTATGTTGCATCTGAGTTAAAAGCGTTAGAAGGTGTTTGTAACAAAATTCAGGAGTTTCTTCCCGGACATTATCTATACAGCCAGGAAGGACAAGAACTAAAACCTTGGTACAAACGTGATTGGACAGAATATGAAAATGTAAAAGACAATGCATCCGATACTGCCGCATTGAAAAAAAGTTTGGAAGATGCTGTTCACAGGCAGTTAATGTCCGATGTGCCTTACGGAGTGCTTCTTTCAGGAGGATTGGATTCCTCCATCATATCCGCAATAACAAAAAAATACGCGGCAAACCGCATTGAGTCAGGCGATAAACAACAAGCATGGTATCCACAGTTGCATTCATTCGCAGTAGGTTTAGTTGGTTCGCCTGATTTGGCAGCAGCAAAAAAAGTGGCGGCACATATTGGTTCCGTGCATCATGAAATTAATTTCACCGTGCAGGAAGGGTTAGATGCCATTCGCGATGTAATTTATCATTTAGAAACGTATGATGTAACCACTATTCGGGCATCAACTCCCATGTATTTATTAGCCAGAGTAATTAAATCAATGGGAATAAAAATGGTATTGTCTGGAGAGGGGGCTGATGAAATTTTTGGCGGCTATTTGTATTTTCACAAAGCGCCAAATCCACAGGCGTTTCACGAAGAAACCATTCGCAAACTGAGCAAACTGCATTTATACGACTGCTTGCGCGCTAATAAATCTCTTGCCGCCTGGGGCATTGAAGGGCGTGTTCCGTTTTTAGATAAAGAATTCATGGATGTTGCCATGCGGTTAAATCCCAAAGATAAAATGGCAGGCAATGGAAAAATAGAAAAATGGATTCTGCGAAAAACATTTGAAGATTATTTGCCCCAAAGCATTGCGTGGCGCCAGAAGGAACAATTTTCGGACGGTGTGGGTTACAGCTGGATTGATACGCTTAAAATAGTGGCAAACGAAGAGGTCAGTGATGAGCAGTTGGCAAATTCAAAATTCCGTTTTCCCATACATCCGCCCATGTCCAAAGAAGAATACCGTTACCGTTCCATTTTCAGCGAACTGTTTCCGTCCGATTCAGCAGCATCGTGTGTTCCTTCCGTGAAATCTGTTGCTTGCAGCACTCCCGAAGCATTAGCTTGGGATGCATCATTTCAAAATGCAAATGATCCTTCAGGAAGAGCAGTTTCCGCTGTACACAACGATGGATATAAATAA
- a CDS encoding T9SS type A sorting domain-containing protein → MLRPVTIVYLFFLTETIPLCVLSQTFSNTASQGVGSWNGTLTKTIAVAALSNPLSTPSNVLRQVNIDLGDGTNTRALTSYIITLQSPTGTTITIKSNTGTISSIVRFNIKYRDHSVLRFPQDYGSTKEPYDVGYYRTNTANDFSTYNGENPNGTWTITITETSASTGIAYNKVDLIFGAAFSYNDISASTANDNCSGVQCLETGTILIGTNNGYADPGPATDPSTTSAFWSPSCAWNGAKNNSAWFNFKASGTTAQFTISGVNNSLQILAFTNSGTCAAPTYALVTGGCPADAATNDTYTSPQYANGCTCNMQLNMSSLTAGNIYYVIVDGTGGAISSFYIEMESGAANCSWLPVELFSFTSSCSSGVAKCNWSTASEINNNYFSIERSLNGEEWNLIGVVQGAGNSSTIRHYEFVDESQYSILNTQYYRLKQTDFNGEYKYYGPISVTCELNDEWNLILQNTPAQDELLGTFFSIEDEKLQVNIYDLLGRLIVNNGFPVNKGSTMLKLDINNIESGIYFVKVFDNKRRLTIKFVKL, encoded by the coding sequence ATGCTTCGTCCTGTAACGATAGTTTATTTATTTTTTCTGACAGAAACTATTCCTCTATGTGTTTTAAGTCAGACATTTTCCAATACTGCTTCACAAGGAGTCGGTTCATGGAATGGAACTCTCACCAAAACAATTGCAGTAGCAGCGCTTTCCAATCCGCTTAGCACGCCAAGTAATGTTTTGAGGCAGGTGAATATTGATTTGGGCGATGGAACAAATACCCGCGCATTAACTTCTTACATCATAACCTTACAATCCCCTACAGGAACAACCATCACCATCAAATCAAATACCGGCACCATTAGTTCTATTGTGCGGTTTAATATAAAATACAGAGACCATTCTGTTTTGAGATTTCCACAAGATTATGGTTCTACCAAAGAGCCGTATGATGTTGGCTACTACCGAACAAACACCGCAAACGATTTTTCAACTTACAACGGAGAAAATCCAAACGGAACATGGACGATTACAATTACAGAAACAAGCGCTTCCACAGGAATTGCCTACAACAAAGTTGATTTGATATTCGGAGCAGCATTTTCTTATAATGATATTTCCGCCTCTACCGCAAATGATAATTGTTCGGGTGTACAGTGTTTAGAAACCGGAACCATCCTTATCGGCACCAATAACGGATACGCTGATCCTGGTCCTGCCACTGACCCTTCAACCACTTCTGCTTTCTGGTCGCCATCTTGTGCATGGAACGGGGCGAAGAATAATTCTGCATGGTTCAATTTCAAAGCATCCGGAACCACTGCTCAGTTCACAATTTCAGGAGTAAACAACAGTTTGCAGATTCTTGCATTTACCAATTCAGGAACCTGTGCTGCTCCAACTTACGCGCTTGTTACAGGAGGATGTCCTGCTGATGCAGCAACAAACGACACCTACACTTCTCCCCAATATGCCAATGGCTGTACTTGTAATATGCAATTGAATATGTCTTCATTAACTGCAGGAAACATTTATTATGTTATAGTAGATGGCACGGGTGGCGCCATCTCTAGCTTTTACATTGAAATGGAATCAGGCGCAGCCAATTGTTCTTGGCTTCCAGTTGAACTTTTTTCATTTACTTCTTCTTGCAGTTCAGGAGTTGCAAAATGTAATTGGTCAACTGCAAGTGAAATAAATAATAATTATTTCAGCATTGAACGCAGCTTGAACGGGGAAGAATGGAATTTAATCGGAGTGGTACAAGGCGCAGGCAACTCTTCCACCATTCGCCATTATGAATTTGTAGATGAATCTCAATACTCAATACTCAATACCCAATACTATAGATTAAAACAAACCGACTTTAACGGAGAATACAAATACTACGGACCCATTTCCGTAACGTGTGAACTAAATGATGAATGGAATTTAATTTTACAAAACACACCAGCGCAAGATGAATTGCTCGGAACTTTTTTTTCTATCGAAGATGAAAAACTTCAGGTAAATATTTATGATTTGCTGGGAAGATTGATTGTCAATAACGGGTTTCCGGTCAACAAAGGAAGCACTATGTTGAAACTTGATATAAACAACATTGAAAGTGGCATTTATTTTGTCAAAGTGTTTGACAATAAAAGGCGACTCACAATAAAGTTTGTGAAGCTTTAA
- a CDS encoding T9SS type A sorting domain-containing protein, with protein MFRFYPCSNACSPWFSSENRFAFFSSFITKIFLSLFFIFTGEAFSQTTYTWTGVSGASWAVSTNWSPARAAPAANDVILFNSGTTLNVTAVPTETIRSLTVTSSSNITLTGAVGALTLSINGPTLINNLVIDVSSTLQLTSAGTTLTLNFLTTASQRGQIDGTLQLNTKGLFNTSSIGTTLVTVGSGGTIVNNYQTGGGIPVVSSTATLSFASGSNYNHITTIQVSVPTATYNVNSTANFNAGTSTINNMTQTFGNVTVNSAGTLTLNVGSPTIAGVFTLTAGVFAVGANALTLNGTMASTGTGNITASGAITIGGSGGDYGTLRFTAAPTLTSFTMNRASAGTVGITQALTIGAAGTLNLTNGVINSGGNLISVTNGAAASVTNTGGTASYVNGALQRTMAANLSAATILFPIGKTACQKVTFNGLSTTSSASTVVIRAEAFDANSGGTFDPSLTAINTDNYWSATIISNPTSLANPGTISLTDASPVPDATTAVATSSTLAGQYFSLGGNTAAPTVTSTLAVPVTLGYFVLGTKNATALCGTYSVGPTGNFLTITEAVNSLNIRPVSCNVIFELETTYAGAGERYPINILYAGISSATATFRPVTGAGTLTTSGDPGSGFPLINFNGADYVTFDGRAGGAGTTVSWIIRNTRTASVVGPAIQFSNGATYDVLQYVRTESQNSTSTSGTIYISSYPIWSAGNNNLTIQNCDVTKYTSGATTHINAIYAYGQTANPNNYISILNNNIHSFTPGLTAEACGVTVTGTGLNTDYGDNWTITGNSFYLDCAEQQLYRYTVINFIPGLGSGGNTISNNYIGGGAPLCAGATWTSAVGGAGNTIQTFEGIYVWAGATTISGNTIQNISLTATGGTSFGAIHLADCSASASYSITNNLIGSAATCNSIQNAGQWKTVGIWVDNSCGTISLTNNTLANITATNAVNTAATVTGMYSDCGSNTITGNTIYNLTATTATSVSQLYIAHDGNVVGIANNSIYSGTTQNISNNTIYNLKSNYTGASANKFYGIYTAIGEPGQLHTYNANLIYGFDAANGSSNARIIGIGAVGSSWTSAVTSIFSNNMIALGYRVDGSSITSGAEITGILDNTSGYTSGVNTTYMNYYYNSVYIGGTGVTGTTNNTYAFRRNNTNISPKNTEDIRDNIFVNCRSNSTGTKIHYSFFLDNTSTVASNYNDGWGNGTGYKFGNATAVDYVALANWQPGVSQDAQSISADPLFYSTTSGVPDLHIQSGSPAIDAGTAVSTTTDFDGVTRSGAADIGADDYSGSYTYVTMGVTGCGPAVSLPIELLRFNGYLKDEKAYLYWSTASEINNDYFTIERSLDAITFDEIGTVKGAGNFSTIRNYTFIDSQLETLNLQSETTFYYRLKQTDFDGKFEYSNSIALNNSDSNENNIVVFPNPNNGEFTVYGLQFPVQIRIYNSLGQIIHEQSVNKNSSAGISSGETVNLSEANGIYLLKIITEGKNISYLKIIKQ; from the coding sequence ATGTTTCGTTTCTATCCTTGTTCAAACGCGTGTTCTCCATGGTTCTCTTCTGAGAACAGGTTTGCTTTTTTTTCAAGTTTCATTACTAAAATCTTTCTCTCTCTCTTTTTCATTTTTACTGGCGAGGCGTTTTCTCAAACCACTTACACATGGACTGGCGTTTCGGGCGCAAGCTGGGCGGTTTCAACTAACTGGTCGCCTGCAAGAGCTGCACCTGCAGCAAATGATGTCATTTTATTTAACAGCGGTACCACCTTAAATGTAACTGCTGTTCCTACGGAAACCATCAGGTCATTAACCGTAACAAGCAGTAGTAATATTACATTGACAGGAGCGGTAGGTGCTTTAACATTATCTATCAATGGACCCACCTTAATTAATAATCTTGTAATAGATGTAAGTTCTACTCTTCAACTTACGTCAGCCGGCACAACTTTGACTCTGAATTTTCTTACTACCGCAAGCCAGAGAGGACAAATAGACGGCACATTACAATTAAACACGAAAGGTTTATTTAATACATCAAGCATCGGAACTACTCTGGTTACAGTTGGCAGTGGAGGAACTATAGTAAATAACTACCAAACGGGTGGTGGTATTCCTGTTGTTAGTTCAACAGCAACACTTTCATTTGCCAGCGGTTCAAATTACAATCATATAACAACGATACAAGTATCGGTACCCACTGCCACCTATAATGTTAATTCAACAGCAAATTTTAATGCAGGTACTTCTACCATTAACAACATGACGCAGACTTTTGGAAATGTTACTGTTAATTCTGCTGGCACTCTTACTCTTAATGTCGGAAGTCCAACCATTGCCGGAGTTTTTACATTGACAGCCGGAGTTTTTGCAGTCGGAGCTAACGCGCTTACTTTAAACGGAACCATGGCATCCACCGGAACAGGAAACATAACAGCAAGCGGAGCGATAACCATTGGCGGCAGCGGGGGAGATTACGGAACACTTCGGTTTACTGCCGCTCCAACGCTTACTTCATTTACAATGAACAGAGCAAGTGCCGGTACGGTAGGAATAACCCAAGCGCTGACCATTGGCGCAGCAGGAACACTGAATCTTACTAACGGTGTAATCAACAGCGGTGGAAATTTAATTTCAGTAACCAACGGAGCCGCTGCCTCTGTTACGAATACCGGTGGCACGGCATCTTATGTAAATGGCGCTTTGCAACGCACAATGGCTGCCAACCTGAGCGCAGCAACTATTCTCTTTCCTATAGGGAAAACCGCTTGCCAGAAAGTTACATTTAACGGACTTTCCACCACAAGTTCCGCGAGCACAGTGGTTATAAGGGCGGAGGCATTTGATGCAAACAGCGGTGGCACTTTTGACCCAAGCTTAACTGCCATCAATACGGATAATTACTGGAGCGCCACCATCATTTCAAATCCTACAAGTCTTGCAAACCCGGGAACCATAAGTTTGACAGATGCTTCGCCTGTGCCGGATGCAACTACTGCTGTTGCTACTTCAAGCACACTTGCCGGACAATATTTTTCTTTGGGAGGAAACACCGCTGCGCCCACAGTAACTTCAACACTTGCAGTTCCTGTCACACTTGGTTATTTTGTTTTAGGAACTAAGAATGCAACGGCTTTGTGCGGAACATACAGTGTGGGTCCGACCGGAAATTTTCTAACGATAACCGAAGCAGTGAATTCATTAAACATCAGACCCGTTAGCTGTAATGTGATATTTGAATTAGAGACAACTTACGCAGGTGCAGGAGAAAGATATCCAATCAATATTTTATATGCAGGAATATCCTCTGCAACAGCAACCTTCCGTCCTGTTACAGGAGCAGGAACACTTACTACTTCCGGTGACCCTGGCTCTGGTTTTCCATTAATTAACTTTAATGGTGCTGACTATGTGACATTTGACGGAAGAGCAGGAGGTGCCGGAACTACCGTTAGCTGGATTATCAGAAATACACGGACAGCTTCAGTAGTTGGACCGGCAATTCAGTTTTCAAACGGTGCAACCTATGATGTTTTGCAATATGTTCGCACAGAGAGTCAGAACTCCACCAGCACCAGCGGAACTATTTATATAAGCAGCTATCCCATCTGGTCTGCCGGAAATAATAACCTTACTATTCAGAATTGTGATGTAACAAAATACACCAGCGGTGCAACTACTCATATAAATGCGATATATGCCTATGGGCAAACTGCTAATCCGAATAATTATATCAGCATCTTAAACAACAATATTCACAGTTTTACTCCCGGGCTGACTGCTGAAGCTTGTGGAGTTACGGTAACCGGAACCGGACTTAATACAGATTATGGTGATAACTGGACTATAACAGGAAACAGTTTTTATCTGGATTGCGCAGAACAACAGTTGTATCGCTATACAGTAATAAATTTTATTCCCGGTTTAGGTTCAGGCGGAAATACTATTTCAAATAATTATATCGGAGGTGGCGCTCCTCTTTGTGCAGGTGCCACATGGACCAGTGCTGTTGGCGGTGCGGGAAATACGATTCAGACATTTGAAGGTATTTATGTTTGGGCAGGAGCTACCACTATTTCAGGCAACACTATTCAGAATATCAGTTTAACGGCTACAGGTGGAACTTCTTTTGGCGCAATTCATCTTGCCGACTGCAGCGCTTCAGCCAGTTATTCCATTACAAACAATTTAATCGGAAGTGCAGCTACCTGCAACAGCATTCAAAACGCAGGGCAATGGAAAACGGTTGGAATATGGGTTGATAATAGTTGCGGAACTATTTCTCTTACTAATAATACGCTGGCAAATATTACGGCAACGAATGCAGTAAATACTGCCGCTACTGTTACCGGAATGTATTCAGATTGCGGTTCTAATACTATCACAGGAAATACTATTTACAACCTGACAGCAACAACAGCCACCAGTGTCAGCCAGTTATATATTGCGCATGATGGAAATGTTGTGGGGATTGCAAACAATAGTATCTACAGCGGAACTACCCAGAATATTTCAAACAATACTATTTATAATCTTAAAAGTAATTATACAGGTGCAAGTGCAAATAAATTTTACGGTATATACACAGCAATAGGAGAACCCGGACAACTGCACACGTATAATGCAAACCTGATTTATGGATTTGATGCAGCCAATGGAAGCAGCAATGCCAGGATTATTGGGATTGGCGCTGTAGGTTCTAGCTGGACATCGGCTGTCACCTCCATATTCAGCAACAACATGATTGCTTTGGGTTATCGTGTTGATGGTTCATCCATCACCTCAGGAGCAGAAATCACCGGAATCCTTGATAATACTTCGGGCTATACCAGTGGAGTTAATACCACTTACATGAATTATTATTACAACAGCGTTTACATTGGAGGAACAGGCGTTACAGGTACAACCAATAATACCTACGCTTTCAGACGGAACAATACTAATATAAGTCCAAAAAATACGGAAGATATTCGGGATAATATCTTTGTTAACTGCAGGTCGAACAGCACAGGCACAAAAATCCATTATTCATTTTTTCTTGATAACACAAGTACAGTTGCAAGCAATTACAACGATGGTTGGGGAAACGGTACGGGTTATAAATTCGGCAACGCAACTGCAGTTGATTATGTTGCACTCGCAAACTGGCAACCCGGAGTTAGTCAGGATGCACAAAGTATAAGCGCTGATCCTCTCTTTTACAGTACCACTTCCGGTGTTCCTGATTTACATATTCAAAGCGGAAGCCCTGCAATAGATGCAGGAACCGCTGTGAGCACTACCACTGACTTTGATGGTGTTACCCGATCCGGTGCTGCGGATATTGGAGCCGATGACTACTCAGGAAGCTATACGTATGTTACTATGGGAGTGACTGGCTGTGGACCAGCCGTATCTCTGCCTATTGAACTTTTGAGGTTTAACGGATACCTGAAAGATGAAAAAGCGTATCTCTATTGGAGCACTGCCTCAGAAATCAACAACGATTACTTCACCATTGAAAGAAGTTTAGACGCTATTACTTTTGATGAAATCGGAACAGTAAAAGGCGCAGGAAATTTTTCAACTATCAGAAATTATACTTTTATTGATAGTCAACTTGAAACGTTAAACCTTCAATCTGAAACCACTTTTTATTATCGCCTTAAGCAAACTGATTTTGATGGAAAATTTGAATATTCAAATAGCATTGCGTTGAACAATTCAGATTCAAATGAAAACAACATAGTTGTTTTTCCGAATCCAAATAATGGGGAGTTTACGGTCTACGGGTTACAGTTTCCAGTTCAAATACGTATTTATAATTCTTTAGGACAAATTATACATGAACAAAGCGTAAACAAGAACAGTTCCGCAGGAATATCTTCGGGAGAAACCGTAAACCTGAGCGAAGCAAACGGAATTTACCTTCTCAAAATAATTACAGAAGGGAAAAATATTTCTTACTTAAAAATCATTAAGCAATAA
- a CDS encoding AMP nucleosidase yields the protein MKSKKDIVENWLPRYTGIKLNEFGEYILLVNFSHYVELFAKWNKVKVMGVNKPMPNATANGITIINFGMGSANAATVVDLLGAIEPKACLFLGKCGGLKKKNQLGDLILPIAAIRGEGTSNDYFPPEVPALPAFSLQKAVSTTIRNHERDYWTGTIYSTNRRVWEHDADFKTYLKKIRCMGIDMETATIFITGFANKIPVGALLLVSDQPMIPEGVKTEESDKTVTQNFSSSHLRIGIDALNELINKGQTVKHLKF from the coding sequence ATGAAAAGCAAAAAAGACATAGTAGAAAACTGGCTCCCTCGATACACGGGTATAAAGCTTAATGAATTCGGAGAATATATTCTGCTTGTGAACTTCAGCCATTATGTAGAACTCTTTGCCAAATGGAATAAAGTAAAAGTGATGGGAGTGAACAAACCCATGCCCAATGCTACAGCAAACGGAATCACCATTATTAATTTTGGCATGGGAAGCGCCAATGCGGCAACCGTAGTGGATCTGCTCGGAGCTATTGAACCGAAGGCATGCCTTTTTCTCGGTAAATGCGGTGGATTAAAAAAGAAAAACCAACTGGGCGATCTCATCCTTCCTATTGCCGCTATTCGCGGGGAAGGAACTTCAAATGATTATTTCCCGCCTGAAGTTCCTGCACTTCCTGCTTTTAGTTTGCAGAAAGCAGTTTCTACTACGATAAGAAATCACGAGCGCGACTACTGGACCGGAACCATTTATTCTACTAACCGAAGGGTGTGGGAGCATGATGCCGATTTCAAAACATATCTTAAAAAGATCCGCTGCATGGGAATAGATATGGAAACAGCCACCATTTTCATCACCGGCTTCGCAAATAAAATTCCGGTTGGCGCCTTGCTGCTTGTTTCTGACCAGCCCATGATACCCGAAGGAGTGAAAACTGAAGAGAGCGATAAAACGGTCACTCAAAATTTTTCATCCTCTCATCTCCGTATCGGCATTGATGCGTTGAACGAACTCATCAATAAAGGACAAACAGTAAAGCATCTGAAATTTTAA
- a CDS encoding cold shock domain-containing protein — MKKGAVKFFNNEKKFGFISCPEDGKEYYVHIKDILSPIKTGDEVTFELSASKRGDQAVNVKKI; from the coding sequence ATGAAAAAAGGAGCAGTAAAGTTTTTTAACAACGAGAAAAAATTCGGATTCATTTCCTGTCCTGAAGACGGAAAGGAATACTATGTGCACATTAAAGATATTCTTTCTCCCATCAAAACAGGAGACGAAGTAACATTTGAACTGAGCGCTTCAAAACGAGGAGATCAGGCCGTGAATGTGAAAAAAATCTAA
- a CDS encoding T9SS type A sorting domain-containing protein has product MLITRSDIANKIASQITNNSLTAQGILNDTSAASTPYFIMKGVMNSNLVISKYSWLFHHKYLIIDQSNTGSDPLILTGSHNWSNSGESKNDENTVVVHDATTANLFYQEFHQRWLDEVNGAGINEIINQQGNAFIFPNPANNAFAVMVDDNTYAKATVSIINVLGKQVASFTNLNNNNGLINVSDFNLADGLYLIKVSIKEKIFTSRVLINK; this is encoded by the coding sequence TTGCTTATTACCCGTTCCGATATTGCAAATAAAATTGCTTCGCAGATAACAAACAACTCATTAACGGCTCAAGGAATACTGAATGACACTTCGGCAGCAAGCACTCCCTATTTCATTATGAAAGGTGTAATGAACTCTAATCTGGTTATCAGCAAGTATAGCTGGTTGTTTCATCATAAATATCTGATCATTGATCAGTCAAACACGGGTTCCGATCCATTGATTCTTACGGGTTCTCATAACTGGTCGAACAGCGGAGAAAGTAAAAATGATGAGAATACTGTTGTCGTTCATGACGCAACAACAGCCAATCTCTTTTATCAGGAATTTCATCAGCGCTGGCTGGATGAAGTGAACGGTGCGGGCATTAATGAAATAATAAATCAACAGGGCAATGCATTTATTTTTCCCAACCCTGCGAACAATGCATTTGCAGTTATGGTGGATGATAATACCTATGCGAAAGCAACGGTTTCAATTATTAACGTGTTGGGAAAACAAGTTGCTTCCTTTACAAACCTGAATAATAATAACGGATTAATAAATGTTTCTGATTTTAATTTAGCAGACGGCTTGTATCTGATCAAAGTTTCAATTAAAGAAAAGATATTTACTTCACGGGTTTTAATAAATAAATAA